One genomic region from Syntrophales bacterium encodes:
- a CDS encoding DNA translocase FtsK 4TM domain-containing protein yields MNSDSPFSKRWAEIAGLVCIACALFLFITLLSYYPLDPSLRLFYGPEEIAVRNWAGTVGAYAADTAIWLIGFGILWLPVALMFFAVRFFQIPQFSIGIDAVSAVIGLIFATSGILEMTAGDISFYGNSVDTGGLLGSKTYELFKLSLHPAGSAILFFLVFIVALIVLFDFSFVAFVKKSVASLLNLKNAGAFFSLLKGKLWGDGEAAAKPDSKTDPRIAEIKSEKIKEKLAKAEQTHLDFTAPGKSNGKYKLPPLTLLEQLQKKDTRVKKETLLENSRLLEKKLFDFGVEGRVIEVKPGPVVTMYELEPAPGVKINKITNLSDDLALALRAQSIRIIAPIPGKGAIGVEIPNQERNPVSLRDVLDHPAFQDSTHKLPIALGEDILGTPVIADLVRMPHLMIAGTTGSGKSVSLNAMICSILFKASPEEVKFIMIDPKRLEMSGYEGIPHLLHPVVVDPKKASLVLRWAVEEMERRYQAISEVGAKSIDTYNLMQAAKQPAAKPPNIDAEGAEKKDSLPERLPYIVIIIDELADLMMVAQRNVEESLARLAQMARAAGIHIILATQRPSVDVITGVIKANFPTRISFKVSSKVDSRTILDQLGAEKLLGAGDMLYIPPGSSVPMRIHGAYVSDQEIERIVDFVKQQGKPAYDESLVELKSVEAEEKAEGDFDEKYDEAVELVTKQGQASISLVQRYLKIGYNRAAGIIEKMEAEGVVGPADGAKPRKVLARKLP; encoded by the coding sequence ATGAATAGTGACTCTCCATTTTCAAAAAGATGGGCGGAAATAGCCGGGTTGGTCTGTATTGCCTGCGCCCTTTTTCTTTTTATAACCCTCCTTTCCTACTATCCGCTCGACCCCTCGCTCCGCCTTTTTTACGGCCCGGAGGAGATAGCGGTTCGCAATTGGGCAGGAACCGTCGGCGCTTATGCCGCCGATACGGCGATCTGGCTGATCGGGTTCGGCATCCTCTGGCTGCCTGTTGCCTTAATGTTTTTCGCCGTCCGCTTCTTTCAAATTCCCCAGTTCAGTATTGGGATTGATGCTGTATCCGCTGTCATTGGCCTCATCTTCGCCACCTCCGGGATATTGGAAATGACGGCAGGGGACATCTCGTTTTATGGCAATTCCGTGGATACGGGAGGACTGCTCGGTTCAAAAACATACGAATTGTTTAAGTTATCGCTGCATCCGGCCGGATCGGCAATTCTTTTTTTTCTTGTTTTTATAGTGGCGCTGATCGTCCTGTTCGACTTTTCTTTTGTCGCTTTTGTGAAGAAGTCGGTGGCTTCGCTTTTGAATCTGAAAAATGCAGGCGCCTTTTTCTCCCTGCTTAAGGGTAAACTATGGGGAGATGGGGAAGCGGCGGCAAAACCGGATTCGAAAACAGACCCCCGGATTGCCGAGATCAAGAGCGAAAAGATAAAAGAAAAACTGGCCAAGGCTGAACAGACGCATCTTGATTTTACCGCTCCCGGCAAATCAAACGGGAAATACAAACTGCCGCCGTTAACCCTTCTCGAACAACTGCAAAAGAAAGATACCCGGGTGAAGAAAGAAACCCTGCTGGAAAACTCCCGCTTGCTGGAAAAGAAACTTTTTGACTTCGGGGTTGAGGGAAGGGTGATTGAGGTAAAGCCGGGGCCGGTTGTGACGATGTACGAGCTGGAGCCGGCGCCGGGCGTCAAGATAAACAAAATAACCAATCTTTCCGATGATCTGGCGTTGGCGCTGCGCGCCCAGAGCATCAGAATAATTGCTCCCATCCCCGGCAAAGGGGCAATCGGCGTCGAGATTCCCAATCAGGAACGCAACCCCGTCAGCCTGCGGGATGTCCTTGACCACCCGGCTTTTCAGGACTCCACCCATAAGCTGCCGATCGCCCTCGGCGAGGATATATTGGGAACGCCGGTTATTGCCGACCTGGTTCGCATGCCCCATCTGATGATCGCCGGGACGACCGGTTCCGGAAAAAGCGTCTCGCTGAATGCGATGATCTGCAGCATCCTCTTCAAGGCTTCGCCCGAAGAGGTAAAGTTCATCATGATCGACCCCAAGCGTCTGGAAATGTCCGGCTACGAGGGAATTCCCCATCTGCTCCACCCGGTTGTCGTCGATCCGAAAAAGGCCTCGCTGGTCTTGCGCTGGGCGGTCGAAGAGATGGAGCGCCGCTATCAGGCCATCAGTGAAGTGGGGGCAAAAAGCATCGATACGTACAACCTGATGCAAGCGGCAAAACAGCCGGCAGCGAAGCCTCCGAACATAGATGCTGAGGGGGCCGAAAAAAAAGATTCCCTTCCCGAACGGCTTCCCTATATCGTTATTATCATTGATGAACTGGCCGATCTGATGATGGTCGCCCAGCGAAATGTAGAGGAGTCGCTGGCCCGCCTGGCCCAGATGGCGCGGGCCGCGGGCATACACATTATTCTTGCCACCCAGCGGCCCTCTGTTGACGTGATAACGGGCGTCATCAAGGCCAACTTCCCGACGCGCATCTCCTTCAAGGTATCCTCGAAGGTCGATTCCCGCACCATTCTCGATCAGCTCGGCGCCGAAAAGCTACTCGGGGCCGGGGACATGCTCTACATCCCTCCGGGAAGCTCCGTGCCGATGAGAATCCACGGCGCCTATGTGTCTGATCAGGAGATTGAGCGGATCGTTGATTTCGTAAAGCAGCAGGGGAAGCCGGCTTATGACGAATCTCTCGTCGAATTGAAGTCGGTTGAGGCAGAGGAAAAGGCGGAGGGAGACTTCGACGAGAAGTACGACGAGGCGGTGGAACTGGTTACGAAGCAGGGACAGGCGTCGATATCGCTGGTGCAGCGTTATCTGAAAATCGGCTACAACCGCGCTGCCGGCATCATCGAAAAGATGGAGGCGGAAGGGGTTGTCGGACCGGCGGACGGCGCGAAACCGCGTAAGGTTCTCGCGAGGAAGCTGCCTTGA
- the dprA gene encoding DNA-processing protein DprA translates to MDRETLKYWLALRAVEDVGCVGFRTLLKAFGSPREVFSASGQTLRVIPGIGPKTADNIRSFSSWGEIEQELANAEKMGVEIVVCTDPRYPNNLLNIYDYPPFLYVKGTLLPDEVCVAIVGSRLASVYGRYTTEKLSRELALKGVTVASGLARGIDAAAHRGALAGKGRTIAVLGTGIDTIYPPENAKLAEQISENGALVTEFSLGTPPNAPNFPSRNRIISGISFGVVVVEAGEKSGSLITARIASEQGRSVFAVPGEFGASGSRGTNHLIKQGATLLEGIDDILEEIMPQAGFFRPDTGELPLSLPAQQPLAGSDKAMNQGAKERLASPAENPTITDGESRLLSLLSSRPLDINTLIEKSGLSARAVQNSLLTLELSGLIKQLPGKNYSLKES, encoded by the coding sequence ATGGATAGGGAGACACTAAAATACTGGCTCGCGCTCAGGGCTGTTGAGGATGTCGGCTGCGTGGGTTTTCGCACGCTGCTTAAGGCCTTTGGGTCGCCCCGGGAGGTGTTTTCGGCCTCCGGGCAGACGCTGCGGGTAATTCCCGGCATCGGCCCGAAAACTGCCGATAACATCCGTTCGTTTTCGTCTTGGGGGGAAATTGAACAGGAGCTGGCCAACGCCGAAAAGATGGGCGTCGAGATAGTTGTCTGCACGGACCCCCGCTATCCCAATAACCTCTTAAATATATATGATTATCCGCCTTTTCTCTACGTGAAGGGCACGCTTCTGCCGGATGAGGTCTGCGTGGCGATTGTCGGATCGCGGTTGGCTTCTGTTTATGGACGCTATACGACGGAGAAGCTGAGCCGCGAGCTGGCCCTGAAGGGAGTAACGGTGGCAAGCGGTCTGGCGCGCGGTATAGATGCTGCCGCGCACCGGGGCGCCCTTGCCGGCAAGGGGCGGACAATTGCGGTTCTCGGCACGGGAATCGACACGATATACCCGCCGGAAAACGCCAAGCTTGCCGAACAGATCAGCGAAAATGGGGCGCTTGTTACCGAATTTTCGCTGGGCACGCCGCCGAACGCCCCCAATTTTCCCTCCCGGAACCGGATCATCAGCGGCATTTCGTTCGGGGTTGTCGTTGTAGAGGCCGGGGAGAAAAGCGGCTCGCTGATCACGGCCAGAATCGCCTCCGAGCAGGGACGCTCTGTTTTTGCCGTTCCGGGGGAATTCGGGGCGTCGGGCTCGCGGGGAACGAATCATCTGATCAAGCAGGGGGCGACGCTGCTCGAGGGCATTGATGACATTCTTGAGGAAATCATGCCCCAGGCCGGTTTTTTCCGGCCGGATACGGGTGAATTGCCTCTCTCGCTGCCGGCGCAACAACCGCTCGCCGGGTCTGATAAAGCCATGAACCAGGGAGCGAAAGAAAGGCTCGCTTCGCCTGCGGAAAATCCGACCATCACCGATGGCGAAAGCCGGCTGCTATCATTGCTGTCTTCAAGGCCGCTTGACATCAATACGCTTATTGAAAAATCCGGTCTGTCCGCCCGGGCCGTACAAAATTCACTACTTACTCTCGAGCTGTCCGGTTTGATCAAGCAGCTTCCCGGCAAGAATTATTCACTTAAGGAGTCATAA
- the trmFO gene encoding methylenetetrahydrofolate--tRNA-(uracil(54)-C(5))-methyltransferase (FADH(2)-oxidizing) TrmFO yields the protein MRGEGAAINGEPVTVIGGGLAGCEAAWQLLRRGCRVRLYEMKPERFSPAHRSPLLAELVCSNSLRSDDLHNAVGLLKEEMRQMDSLIIAAADATAVPAGKALAVDRTAFSRYIEEKLSECQNLEIVRGEIAEIPPGGIIIIASGPLTSDNLAAALLRLTNAGSLSFYDAISPIVEAESIDMTKVFAASRYGHGTADYLNCPLSRAEYERFWKALTEAENVPLREFEEKKFFEGCLPIEVIAQRGIETLSYGPMKPVGLLDPHTGLQPYAAVQLRREDREGILYNIVGFQTKMTWPEQRRVLRMIPGLENAEFARYGSIHRNTFIDSPRLLLPTLQLRADQRIFFAGQLTGVEGYVESAAMGLVAGVNVSRLLTEKNLLPPPPETALGALLGHLTNRESKIFQPMNVTFGLFPPLPGRIPKKDRGGLYSQRALAALSCWQESLGPLSLLT from the coding sequence GTGAGAGGGGAGGGAGCGGCGATTAACGGCGAGCCGGTTACGGTAATCGGCGGAGGGCTGGCCGGCTGCGAGGCGGCGTGGCAACTGCTGCGGCGGGGATGCCGGGTGCGCCTTTACGAAATGAAGCCGGAGCGTTTTTCTCCGGCGCACAGATCGCCGCTTTTGGCCGAACTTGTCTGCAGCAATTCGTTGCGCTCCGATGATCTCCACAATGCCGTAGGCCTCCTGAAGGAAGAGATGCGCCAGATGGATTCGCTGATCATTGCCGCTGCCGACGCCACGGCCGTTCCGGCGGGAAAGGCTCTGGCCGTGGACCGAACCGCCTTTTCCCGCTATATTGAGGAAAAACTCTCTGAATGTCAAAATCTTGAGATCGTTCGCGGCGAAATAGCGGAAATTCCGCCCGGGGGAATAATCATCATCGCCTCCGGGCCGCTTACCTCCGATAACCTTGCCGCGGCGCTGCTTCGGCTGACCAATGCCGGCAGCCTCTCTTTTTATGACGCCATTTCGCCGATTGTCGAAGCGGAATCAATCGACATGACGAAGGTATTCGCCGCGTCCCGTTACGGTCACGGCACGGCTGACTACCTCAACTGTCCTCTGTCTCGCGCCGAGTACGAGAGGTTCTGGAAGGCGCTGACCGAAGCCGAAAATGTGCCGCTTCGGGAGTTCGAGGAGAAAAAGTTTTTTGAGGGTTGCCTGCCGATCGAGGTCATTGCGCAACGCGGGATTGAAACCCTTTCCTACGGCCCGATGAAGCCGGTCGGTCTGCTTGATCCCCACACCGGCCTCCAGCCTTACGCGGCAGTGCAACTGCGCCGCGAAGACAGGGAGGGCATCCTCTACAACATCGTCGGGTTTCAGACGAAAATGACCTGGCCGGAACAGCGGCGAGTGCTGCGCATGATCCCCGGTCTGGAAAATGCCGAGTTCGCCCGTTACGGAAGCATCCATCGCAACACCTTTATTGACTCCCCCCGCCTGCTGTTGCCGACGCTCCAATTGCGCGCCGACCAGCGGATATTCTTTGCCGGCCAGCTCACCGGAGTCGAGGGATATGTCGAATCGGCGGCGATGGGGCTTGTGGCCGGGGTTAATGTCTCCCGCCTGCTGACAGAAAAGAATTTGCTTCCGCCGCCTCCGGAAACGGCCCTGGGTGCGCTGCTTGGCCATCTGACAAATCGGGAGAGCAAAATCTTTCAGCCGATGAATGTTACCTTCGGCCTCTTTCCACCCCTGCCGGGCCGAATCCCCAAGAAAGACCGGGGCGGGCTCTATTCTCAACGGGCCCTCGCCGCGCTTTCCTGCTGGCAGGAAAGCCTTGGGCCGCTTTCCCTGTTGACTTAA
- a CDS encoding 1-acyl-sn-glycerol-3-phosphate acyltransferase — protein sequence MLRSAILVAFSVMVTAFMAVSATILPFISPGEEKVHLIANIWARMLLRLSVIRVEVEGVENVSLDKPQIFMSNHQSDFDILIVLAHIPGQFRWIAKKELFKIPIFGKAMRNAGYIEIDRQHHENAMKSLDEAAKKIRDGKSVVTFPEGTRSRNGEIKNFKQGMFYLAIQSGVPIVPISIIGASEIMPKRSLLIKPGRIKMIIGKPVDVSPYTIETRGKLIDRVRGIIIRNFEKGALSAKTDE from the coding sequence ATGCTTCGATCCGCGATACTTGTAGCATTTTCGGTTATGGTAACTGCCTTCATGGCCGTATCTGCCACTATTTTACCATTTATTTCCCCCGGAGAAGAGAAGGTCCACCTGATTGCCAATATCTGGGCAAGGATGCTGCTTAGGCTCTCCGTCATTCGGGTTGAGGTGGAAGGGGTGGAGAACGTCTCTTTGGACAAACCACAGATATTTATGTCCAACCACCAGAGCGATTTCGACATCCTGATCGTTTTGGCGCATATCCCCGGACAGTTCCGCTGGATTGCCAAAAAAGAGCTTTTCAAAATTCCCATTTTCGGCAAGGCGATGAGAAATGCCGGCTATATCGAGATCGATCGGCAGCACCACGAAAACGCGATGAAAAGCCTTGACGAGGCGGCAAAAAAGATTCGGGATGGCAAATCGGTGGTCACCTTTCCCGAGGGGACGAGAAGCCGGAACGGTGAGATAAAGAATTTCAAGCAGGGGATGTTTTACCTCGCCATCCAGTCGGGCGTGCCCATCGTTCCCATCTCCATCATCGGCGCCAGCGAGATCATGCCGAAGCGGAGTCTCCTGATAAAACCGGGAAGAATTAAAATGATTATCGGCAAGCCTGTCGATGTGTCTCCATATACGATTGAAACACGGGGGAAACTGATCGACCGGGTTCGCGGCATCATAATCAGAAATTTTGAAAAGGGGGCATTGTCGGCGAAAACTGATGAATAG
- the topA gene encoding type I DNA topoisomerase codes for MKEKNPVNSLIIVESPTKVKTIGKYLGKGFEIRASVGHIKDLPKNKLGIDTENGFEPTYTVMETKKKVVAELKRAAAHADRILLAPDPDREGEAIAWHVAEEIGSKKIVQRVLFNDLTKETILHAIAHPRELNFDLYEAQQTRRILDRLVGYQISPILWEKVRRGLSAGRVQSVAVRIICDREEEIKRFKPEEFWNLTAVLEGENPPPFEAKLLKVDGKKAKVPDGATSAKIAATVKAAAFIVAAVEKKEVKRQAPAPFTTSKLQQEAARWLHFTAKKTMSTAQKLYEGIELGRDGQVGLITYMRTDSVRVAAEAVSEARDYIKSVYGDPFLPAKAKAFKVKDAAQDAHEAIRPTAVSRSPKEIKEFLSPDQFKLYQLIWNRFVASQMNPALLDQTTVDIDAANCLFRAQGAIMKFPGFTLLYTEGKDDNGEDKEFGKLLSEVRKGETLKLLSLNEEQKFTQPPPRFSEATLVRELEEKGIGRPSTYAAIISTIQDREYVTLEKSKFFPTDLGVLVTELLVKNFPRILDVAFTASLETQLDQIAEGQTKRLEMLNSFYATFSDELKKASAGMRNVKREEIPTDIVCEKCGSPMVIKWGKNGKFLACSNYPTCKNTTNFTQDASGKIIPETIVATEIQAGISCEKCGSPMVVKMGRNGRFLACSNYPTCKNTANFTEDADGKIIPEKAPTTDETCPLCGKPLVAKKGRYGTFFGCSGYPECRFILKTTSRAIPGGETEAGQETAQVCEKCGKPMVVKKGRFGTFLGCSGYPECKNIVRTSQGTAKEKAPLEITDVLCEKCGKPMAVRRGRYGKFLACTGYPECKNIQKYKEPEE; via the coding sequence TTGAAAGAAAAAAATCCAGTTAATTCGTTAATTATCGTTGAGTCCCCAACCAAGGTGAAAACCATCGGCAAATATCTCGGCAAGGGGTTTGAAATAAGGGCCTCCGTCGGCCATATCAAGGACCTTCCCAAAAACAAGCTCGGGATCGATACTGAAAATGGATTCGAGCCGACCTACACGGTTATGGAAACCAAAAAAAAGGTGGTGGCGGAGCTCAAGAGGGCCGCGGCGCATGCGGATCGCATTCTGCTTGCCCCCGACCCGGATCGCGAGGGAGAGGCAATCGCCTGGCACGTCGCCGAGGAAATCGGCAGCAAGAAGATTGTCCAGCGCGTGCTTTTCAACGACCTGACAAAGGAGACGATACTCCACGCCATAGCGCACCCTCGCGAACTGAATTTCGATTTGTACGAGGCTCAGCAAACCCGGCGCATCCTCGATCGGCTGGTCGGCTATCAGATAAGCCCGATTCTGTGGGAAAAGGTGAGGCGGGGCTTGAGCGCCGGCCGGGTGCAGTCCGTTGCCGTCCGGATTATCTGCGACCGGGAAGAAGAAATAAAAAGGTTTAAGCCGGAGGAATTCTGGAATCTTACCGCTGTTCTCGAAGGGGAAAATCCGCCCCCGTTTGAGGCGAAGCTGCTGAAGGTGGATGGAAAAAAGGCCAAGGTTCCGGATGGGGCAACTTCCGCAAAAATCGCCGCCACCGTAAAAGCGGCGGCTTTTATTGTTGCCGCTGTCGAAAAAAAGGAGGTCAAGCGGCAGGCGCCGGCCCCTTTTACGACGAGCAAACTGCAACAGGAGGCCGCCCGCTGGCTGCATTTTACCGCCAAAAAGACGATGTCAACCGCCCAGAAACTCTACGAGGGGATCGAACTGGGCCGGGATGGTCAGGTTGGACTTATCACCTATATGAGAACCGATTCCGTCCGCGTCGCCGCCGAGGCAGTCAGTGAAGCGCGGGATTACATAAAATCCGTTTATGGCGACCCTTTCCTGCCGGCAAAGGCCAAGGCCTTCAAGGTCAAGGATGCGGCGCAGGATGCCCACGAGGCAATCCGGCCGACGGCGGTTTCCCGCTCGCCAAAAGAGATCAAGGAATTCCTCAGCCCCGATCAGTTCAAATTGTACCAGCTCATCTGGAACCGCTTCGTCGCCTCCCAGATGAACCCCGCCCTGCTCGACCAGACTACGGTTGACATTGATGCCGCGAATTGCCTCTTCAGGGCGCAGGGGGCGATCATGAAATTCCCCGGCTTTACGCTCCTTTACACGGAAGGCAAGGATGACAATGGGGAGGATAAGGAATTCGGGAAGCTGCTGTCGGAGGTTCGCAAAGGGGAAACGCTCAAACTGCTTTCCCTTAACGAGGAGCAGAAATTCACCCAGCCGCCGCCCCGTTTTTCGGAGGCGACGCTTGTCCGGGAACTTGAGGAAAAGGGCATCGGCCGCCCCAGCACCTACGCGGCCATCATCAGCACAATCCAGGACAGGGAATACGTCACGCTGGAAAAGAGCAAGTTCTTTCCCACTGATCTGGGTGTGCTCGTTACGGAACTGCTCGTGAAGAACTTTCCCCGGATTCTCGACGTTGCTTTTACCGCGTCGTTGGAAACGCAGCTTGACCAGATCGCGGAGGGTCAGACCAAGCGTCTGGAGATGCTGAACAGTTTTTATGCCACTTTTTCGGACGAGCTGAAAAAGGCCAGTGCCGGGATGCGCAATGTAAAGCGGGAGGAAATCCCGACCGATATCGTCTGCGAAAAATGCGGGAGCCCGATGGTGATAAAGTGGGGGAAAAACGGCAAATTCCTTGCCTGTTCCAATTACCCGACCTGCAAGAACACGACGAATTTCACCCAGGATGCCAGCGGGAAGATTATCCCGGAGACAATAGTTGCCACAGAGATTCAGGCAGGTATAAGCTGTGAAAAATGCGGGAGTCCGATGGTTGTAAAGATGGGAAGAAACGGCAGATTCCTCGCCTGTTCCAACTATCCGACCTGCAAGAACACGGCAAATTTCACTGAAGACGCCGACGGGAAGATCATTCCGGAAAAAGCTCCCACGACGGACGAGACCTGCCCGCTATGCGGCAAGCCGCTGGTTGCAAAGAAGGGACGTTATGGTACGTTCTTTGGCTGCTCGGGATATCCTGAGTGCAGATTTATCCTTAAAACCACTTCCCGGGCAATACCGGGAGGGGAGACAGAGGCGGGGCAGGAAACAGCGCAGGTTTGCGAAAAATGCGGCAAGCCGATGGTTGTAAAGAAGGGGCGTTTTGGGACATTTCTGGGGTGTTCCGGATATCCCGAATGCAAAAATATTGTGCGGACGTCCCAGGGCACGGCAAAGGAAAAGGCCCCCCTTGAGATCACTGATGTCCTCTGCGAAAAATGCGGCAAGCCGATGGCTGTACGGAGGGGGCGCTACGGAAAATTCCTTGCCTGCACCGGCTATCCGGAATGCAAGAACATCCAGAAATACAAGGAACCGGAGGAGTGA
- a CDS encoding acetyl-CoA carboxylase biotin carboxyl carrier protein subunit encodes MSEEVKAPMPGKILEVLVNIGDQVNEDDELIILEAMKMENPIYAPVGGTVKEIKVKANDSVDTDQLMMVIE; translated from the coding sequence ATGAGTGAAGAAGTAAAGGCCCCGATGCCGGGCAAAATCCTCGAGGTTCTGGTCAATATTGGAGATCAGGTGAATGAAGACGATGAGCTGATCATTCTCGAGGCAATGAAGATGGAAAATCCGATTTACGCCCCGGTTGGCGGAACCGTCAAGGAAATCAAGGTCAAGGCAAATGATTCGGTTGATACGGACCAGCTCATGATGGTCATCGAGTAG
- the rimO gene encoding 30S ribosomal protein S12 methylthiotransferase RimO: protein MSEGASGVRGEGPGVKGKKVQIISLGCPKNQVDSEVMASLLEKGGFRLTERREDAAVILINTCAFILPAKEEAIEEILSAALWKKGAAGRRIVVAGCLPQRYGSELAESLPEVDLFLGISDVPEIDRRLKMLFAGEKGKNGCAVIGKPTFLMNAAHKRIISTPAGSAYLKIAEGCSNSCSYCVIPSIRGKARSRGIDDIIQEAEELASQGVRELILIAQDTTAYGRDLREKTSLSRLLRELAEIDGISWIRLLYLYPGRITPELLRTIAEGKKICKYIDIPIQHSDDSILAAMRRGGNSAQLRSVIARAREIIPGVALRTSLIVGFPGETPRRFENLLSFVREIRFDHLGAFPYCREEGSKAASLPVRISELEKQRRRDILMEEQAFISREINTRLIGSVQEVLVEGKSERDDFPMTGRCRRQAPEIDGITYLKGGNAKIGQIFSCRITASDDYDLFAEIIA from the coding sequence TTGAGCGAGGGGGCGTCAGGCGTGAGGGGTGAGGGGCCAGGCGTGAAGGGGAAAAAGGTTCAGATAATCAGCCTGGGCTGTCCCAAGAACCAGGTGGATTCCGAGGTGATGGCATCTCTCCTGGAAAAAGGCGGTTTCCGACTGACGGAACGGCGGGAGGATGCCGCCGTCATCCTGATCAACACCTGCGCCTTTATCCTGCCCGCAAAAGAGGAGGCGATCGAGGAAATTCTCTCAGCCGCTCTATGGAAAAAGGGCGCTGCGGGCAGAAGGATTGTCGTTGCCGGCTGTCTGCCGCAGCGCTACGGAAGCGAGCTTGCGGAGTCGCTGCCCGAGGTTGATCTGTTTCTCGGCATCTCGGATGTTCCCGAGATCGACCGCCGCCTGAAGATGCTTTTTGCCGGGGAAAAAGGGAAAAACGGATGCGCCGTTATCGGCAAGCCTACCTTTTTAATGAACGCGGCCCATAAACGAATTATTTCCACCCCGGCGGGGAGCGCCTACCTGAAAATCGCCGAGGGATGTTCAAACAGTTGTTCGTACTGCGTTATTCCGTCCATCCGCGGCAAGGCGCGCAGTCGCGGGATTGACGATATCATCCAAGAGGCGGAGGAACTCGCTTCCCAAGGGGTGCGCGAGCTGATCCTGATTGCCCAGGACACCACCGCCTACGGAAGGGATCTGAGGGAAAAGACGTCCCTGAGCCGGCTGCTCCGCGAGCTTGCCGAAATCGACGGCATTTCCTGGATACGGCTTCTCTACCTTTACCCGGGCCGGATCACGCCAGAGCTTCTGCGTACTATTGCTGAAGGGAAAAAGATCTGTAAATACATTGACATCCCGATACAACACAGCGACGATTCGATCCTCGCGGCGATGCGGCGCGGGGGCAACAGCGCCCAGCTCCGCAGTGTTATTGCCCGGGCCCGGGAGATTATCCCCGGCGTTGCGCTACGTACCTCGCTGATCGTCGGGTTTCCCGGCGAAACCCCCCGCCGTTTTGAAAATTTGCTCTCGTTCGTCCGGGAAATTCGTTTTGACCATCTGGGCGCCTTTCCCTACTGCCGGGAAGAGGGCAGCAAGGCGGCAAGCCTTCCCGTCCGGATTTCAGAACTTGAGAAACAGCGCCGGCGGGACATCCTGATGGAAGAACAGGCATTTATCTCGCGGGAGATCAACACCCGTCTGATCGGCTCCGTGCAGGAGGTTCTTGTTGAAGGGAAAAGCGAGCGGGACGACTTCCCGATGACCGGCAGGTGCCGACGTCAGGCCCCCGAGATTGACGGCATTACCTACCTCAAGGGAGGCAATGCCAAAATCGGCCAGATCTTCTCCTGCCGGATAACCGCCTCTGACGATTACGACCTTTTTGCCGAAATCATTGCCTGA